The Candidatus Binatia bacterium genome includes a window with the following:
- a CDS encoding ATP-binding protein: MSDDLRRPLEPQDAAPLATTVEAAARDLLDLLEGIDAIVWEADPGTLAFTYVSPRAEQILGYPVAAWVSAPDFWITHLHPEDRPVTLATCRAAIAAGCDHEIEYRMLAADGRAVWVHDSVRIALDAAGRPHHLRGIMTDVSVRKRAEDTAATVLEIVREIGGSLDLERILERVQTRTAMLLPCDRVITYYADSRRGAFVMIGAHGLPARLVEAAAAMEFFPGDPAIDRLAAGESVTMTAADADGPFTPALLRQFEIGAVAAVPLSVRGRVLGAYVAANNAGGPGFTAAQVGLLESLARHLAVAFETTELYRAKEEEAEVGAALARVGREMISSLDAPILLERLCQLTTQVLDCDCSHTLMWRPEAHVFVPVAMYGYSPEEWATGQVLRIPGTSLAGEIEAFRHADVLQQTRRDLLDPVLLGYVNKMGLTVGMVMALRRGTTLIGMHVACYRGRREPFAPAQERIAGGIAQIASLALENARLVEELGRASRLKSDFLATMSHELRTPLNAIVGYTSLLIDGAYGSLAGEQEDVLRRLDKSAGELLELINSTLDVSRLESGRMPMDIQDVSVTGLLQEVDAETRALREKPGLNFVWDVPARLPRLRTDPLKLKVILKNLIGNAVKFTDCGSVRVGARRVDRGVIEFSVTDTGIGIDPSVRNVIFEPFRQADSSDSRRHGGVGLGLYVVRRLVDSLGGDLALESAVGQGSTFRVSVPSRNK; encoded by the coding sequence GTGTCGGACGATTTACGACGGCCACTGGAACCGCAAGATGCGGCGCCGCTTGCCACGACCGTGGAAGCGGCCGCAAGGGACCTCCTGGATCTCCTCGAAGGCATCGATGCCATCGTCTGGGAGGCCGACCCCGGCACGTTGGCCTTCACTTACGTTAGTCCCCGCGCCGAGCAGATTCTCGGCTACCCGGTCGCAGCCTGGGTGTCGGCACCCGACTTCTGGATCACTCACCTGCACCCCGAGGACCGACCCGTAACCCTCGCCACCTGCCGCGCCGCGATTGCCGCCGGCTGCGATCACGAAATCGAATACCGCATGCTCGCCGCCGATGGCCGCGCCGTTTGGGTCCACGACAGCGTTCGCATCGCTCTGGACGCTGCCGGCCGGCCGCATCATCTGCGCGGAATCATGACCGACGTGTCGGTCCGCAAACGGGCCGAGGACACCGCCGCCACGGTCCTCGAAATCGTACGGGAAATCGGCGGCAGTCTGGACCTCGAGCGCATCCTCGAACGCGTGCAGACCCGAACGGCAATGTTGCTCCCCTGCGATCGGGTCATCACGTACTATGCGGACTCGCGCCGCGGCGCGTTCGTAATGATCGGTGCACACGGGCTGCCGGCACGCCTTGTCGAAGCGGCGGCGGCCATGGAGTTCTTTCCCGGTGACCCCGCCATCGACCGGCTGGCCGCCGGCGAGTCGGTTACGATGACGGCGGCGGACGCCGACGGCCCGTTTACGCCGGCTCTGTTAAGGCAATTCGAGATCGGCGCGGTGGCCGCCGTGCCTCTGAGCGTGCGTGGCCGCGTGCTGGGCGCTTACGTGGCCGCGAACAACGCCGGCGGCCCGGGCTTCACGGCGGCCCAGGTCGGATTGCTCGAGAGTCTCGCGCGGCATCTCGCCGTCGCCTTCGAGACCACCGAACTGTACCGGGCCAAGGAGGAAGAAGCCGAAGTGGGAGCCGCCCTGGCCCGCGTCGGCCGGGAGATGATCTCGTCGCTCGACGCCCCTATCCTGCTCGAGCGGCTGTGCCAACTGACGACGCAGGTCCTCGACTGCGACTGCAGCCACACCCTCATGTGGCGCCCGGAGGCTCACGTCTTCGTGCCTGTGGCCATGTACGGGTATAGCCCCGAGGAATGGGCTACAGGGCAGGTGTTGCGCATACCCGGCACCTCCCTCGCCGGCGAAATCGAAGCGTTCCGCCATGCCGATGTGCTCCAGCAAACCCGACGCGATCTGCTGGACCCCGTCTTGCTCGGCTACGTCAATAAAATGGGACTCACGGTGGGCATGGTCATGGCGTTGCGGCGGGGGACAACGCTGATCGGCATGCACGTCGCCTGTTATCGCGGCCGCCGGGAACCGTTCGCACCCGCCCAGGAACGCATTGCCGGTGGGATTGCGCAGATCGCCTCCCTCGCTCTGGAGAACGCTCGGCTCGTTGAAGAACTGGGACGGGCGAGCCGCCTCAAGAGCGACTTCCTCGCCACCATGTCGCACGAGCTGCGAACGCCGCTGAACGCCATCGTCGGTTACACGAGCTTGCTGATCGACGGCGCCTACGGATCGCTGGCCGGCGAACAAGAGGACGTGCTGCGCCGCCTCGACAAGAGCGCCGGTGAGCTGCTCGAGCTGATCAACTCGACCCTCGATGTCAGTCGCCTCGAATCGGGGCGCATGCCGATGGACATTCAGGACGTTTCCGTGACCGGCCTGCTCCAGGAAGTCGACGCCGAAACCCGCGCCCTGCGCGAGAAGCCGGGCCTGAATTTCGTTTGGGACGTGCCGGCTCGCCTGCCGCGCCTGCGTACCGACCCGTTGAAGCTCAAAGTGATCCTGAAGAACCTCATCGGCAATGCCGTCAAGTTCACCGACTGCGGCAGCGTGCGCGTCGGCGCGCGCCGCGTCGACCGCGGCGTGATCGAGTTCTCGGTCACGGACACGGGAATCGGCATCGACCCCAGTGTCCGCAACGTGATCTTCGAGCCGTTCCGTCAGGCCGACAGCTCCGATTCGCGCCGGCACGGCGGCGTCGGGCTCGGCCTTTACGTTGTGCGCCGGCTCGTCGACAGCCTCGGCGGCGATCTGGCCCTCGAAAGCGCCGTGGGACAGGGCTCCACCTTCCGCGTCTCGGTTCCCAGCCGCAACAAGTGA
- a CDS encoding wax ester/triacylglycerol synthase family O-acyltransferase, which translates to MAATDRIARQIRGTSRMFPTDALFWYAEEAAPAFRPLVAALMMLDRPPDPDRLRATLQRWTIVVPRLQQRVVEMPLSLGLPEWEDDPYFDLDYHAREVVLPEPATDRHLLDFCGAVFATPLDHLRPLWEAYLIEGLEGNRAACFFKIHHAVIDGVGSVAAIEALTQAHRAEPVRVPRCAPRRPPRPASTRLLRLGRDLVGNAAAGAGAAAGVALRAMTHPVEVADQAVRVARGLRGMAADLMSPGIHDPLADAATGVGRRLDALTLPLPRLRRIKAALGITLNDLVLVAVSGAVGRYHDRRRVHVDTLNCLVPMNLRQDSERDALGNRVGMLNIPLPVGERDPMRRIEAICRRTQAAKSDRRGAALPFLVQALAMAPSAVYRLFVSAITAKLNLICTNVPGPAQVRYSAGAKIEAVYPFAPVVVGVPLSIALMSYGDDYGIGIASDPAAIPDPTRLHEHLNAEIDALERCTAPRLHAAPAATKRRPRRAAP; encoded by the coding sequence ATGGCAGCGACCGACCGGATTGCGCGGCAGATACGCGGTACGTCCCGCATGTTTCCCACCGATGCCCTGTTCTGGTACGCGGAGGAGGCCGCGCCGGCGTTCCGTCCCCTGGTGGCGGCGCTGATGATGCTCGATCGGCCGCCGGACCCGGACCGCCTGCGGGCGACCCTGCAGCGCTGGACGATAGTGGTTCCCCGCCTGCAACAGCGGGTTGTGGAAATGCCGCTATCGTTGGGGTTGCCCGAGTGGGAGGACGATCCGTATTTCGACCTGGACTACCATGCCCGGGAGGTGGTCCTGCCGGAGCCGGCAACCGACCGGCATCTGCTCGATTTTTGCGGGGCGGTGTTTGCCACGCCGCTCGATCACTTGCGGCCGCTATGGGAGGCGTATTTGATCGAGGGTTTGGAGGGGAACCGGGCGGCGTGTTTCTTCAAGATTCACCATGCAGTCATCGACGGGGTGGGGTCGGTGGCTGCGATCGAGGCGCTGACGCAGGCGCACCGCGCCGAGCCGGTACGGGTGCCGCGATGCGCGCCGCGGCGGCCGCCGCGGCCGGCCTCGACGCGGTTGTTGCGTCTCGGGCGCGACCTGGTCGGCAACGCGGCCGCCGGGGCTGGGGCGGCGGCGGGGGTGGCGTTGCGGGCGATGACGCATCCCGTCGAGGTTGCCGACCAGGCCGTGCGTGTGGCCCGCGGGTTGCGTGGCATGGCTGCGGACCTGATGAGTCCGGGCATCCACGATCCGCTGGCCGATGCGGCGACGGGGGTTGGACGACGGCTCGATGCCCTGACGTTACCGTTGCCGCGCCTGCGGCGGATCAAGGCTGCCCTGGGCATAACGTTGAACGATCTTGTTCTCGTGGCCGTATCGGGTGCCGTTGGGCGCTACCACGATCGCCGCCGCGTTCACGTCGACACGCTGAACTGCCTGGTGCCGATGAACCTCCGGCAGGACAGTGAGCGCGACGCGCTGGGGAACCGGGTGGGCATGTTGAACATTCCCCTGCCCGTGGGCGAACGCGATCCGATGCGGCGCATCGAAGCGATCTGTCGCCGCACGCAGGCAGCGAAGTCCGACCGGCGGGGCGCGGCGCTTCCTTTCCTGGTGCAGGCGCTGGCGATGGCGCCGTCGGCGGTCTACCGGCTGTTCGTGAGCGCGATCACGGCGAAGTTGAACCTCATTTGCACCAACGTGCCCGGCCCGGCGCAGGTGCGTTACTCTGCCGGGGCAAAGATCGAAGCCGTCTATCCGTTCGCCCCCGTTGTGGTGGGTGTGCCTCTGTCGATCGCGTTAATGTCGTACGGTGACGACTACGGGATCGGCATTGCCAGCGATCCGGCGGCGATTCCGGACCCGACGCGGCTGCACGAACACCTGAACGCGGAGATCGACGCCCTGGAGCGCTGCACCGCGCCGCGTCTGCACGCCGCGCCGGCCGCAACTAAGCGCCGGCCCCGCCGAGCGGCCCCTTAG
- a CDS encoding DUF1499 domain-containing protein, producing the protein MADTTEGGARPALILGAVSVACFLAGPLLSTADLVPPMAGFVLFALGGLLAVLTFVIALVIAARRGFTVAGPAFVLGLLVTGTFAVIAMPGRDVPRINDITTDTANPPQFIVAGTIPANQGRDMRYPGPTFADQQRAFYTDLAGLPLDMPPDAAFQKVLAAARQMPDWEVIRSDQATHTLEGVATSKWFHFKDDFVIEVRPDGTGSLVQMRSKSRDGRSDLGANAARIRKFFGKLQS; encoded by the coding sequence ATGGCGGACACCACAGAGGGCGGAGCGAGACCGGCACTCATTCTTGGCGCGGTCAGCGTCGCCTGCTTCCTTGCCGGACCACTGCTGAGCACGGCCGATCTCGTCCCGCCCATGGCTGGCTTCGTCCTGTTTGCCCTCGGCGGTCTGCTGGCGGTTCTCACGTTCGTGATTGCGCTGGTGATCGCGGCGCGGCGCGGTTTCACCGTCGCCGGCCCCGCCTTTGTGCTCGGCCTCCTGGTCACCGGAACGTTCGCCGTCATCGCCATGCCCGGGCGCGACGTGCCGCGCATCAACGACATCACCACCGACACGGCGAATCCGCCCCAGTTCATCGTTGCGGGCACCATCCCGGCAAACCAGGGTCGCGACATGCGTTACCCCGGTCCGACCTTCGCCGACCAACAACGGGCGTTCTACACCGATCTGGCGGGGCTCCCGCTCGACATGCCGCCCGATGCCGCATTTCAGAAGGTCCTCGCGGCAGCCCGGCAGATGCCCGATTGGGAAGTGATCCGCAGCGACCAGGCAACGCACACCCTCGAAGGGGTGGCCACCTCGAAGTGGTTCCACTTCAAGGACGATTTCGTCATCGAGGTCCGCCCCGACGGAACGGGCAGCTTGGTCCAGATGCGGTCCAAGTCTCGCGATGGCCGCAGCGACCTGGGCGCCAACGCGGCCCGCATCCGCAAGTTCTTCGGTAAACTCCAGAGCTGA
- the thiD gene encoding bifunctional hydroxymethylpyrimidine kinase/phosphomethylpyrimidine kinase → MSMPRVLTIAGSDSGGGAGIQADLKTFTVLGVYGMTAITALTAQNTCGVSGIHAVPPEFVGRQIDAVATDIGVDAVKTGMLANAAIVGAVANAVRRHGVGTLVVDPVMVAESGAALLDGEARAVLLDELVPLATIVTPNIHEAGALTGIEISSVTDLVEAARALIARGARACLVKGGHLHGDTAVDVFADGCEVRELVGERIPSRHTHGTGCQLSAAIAAFLAHGLTLGRAVERAKEFIEAAIRGGLAIGHGAGPANPLAWLARRQ, encoded by the coding sequence ATGAGCATGCCCCGTGTGTTGACGATTGCCGGCTCCGACTCCGGCGGGGGGGCCGGGATCCAGGCCGACCTGAAGACGTTCACTGTCCTCGGCGTGTACGGCATGACGGCGATTACCGCGCTGACGGCGCAGAACACCTGCGGGGTGAGCGGCATCCATGCCGTTCCGCCGGAATTCGTGGGGCGGCAAATCGACGCGGTGGCGACGGACATCGGCGTCGACGCGGTAAAGACGGGCATGCTCGCGAATGCGGCGATCGTTGGGGCCGTGGCAAATGCGGTGCGTCGTCACGGTGTCGGGACGCTGGTGGTCGACCCGGTGATGGTGGCGGAGAGCGGGGCCGCCCTGCTCGACGGGGAGGCCCGCGCCGTTCTGCTCGACGAGCTCGTTCCGCTGGCCACCATAGTGACCCCGAACATTCACGAGGCCGGTGCGCTTACCGGCATCGAGATTAGTTCGGTAACCGATCTCGTCGAAGCCGCCCGTGCGCTGATTGCCCGCGGAGCCAGGGCTTGTTTGGTGAAGGGGGGCCACCTGCACGGAGACACGGCCGTCGACGTTTTCGCCGACGGCTGCGAGGTGCGGGAGCTGGTCGGCGAGCGTATCCCGTCGCGGCACACGCACGGCACCGGGTGTCAACTCTCGGCGGCGATCGCGGCTTTTCTGGCTCACGGGTTGACGCTTGGCCGGGCGGTCGAACGGGCCAAGGAGTTCATCGAGGCGGCGATCCGTGGTGGGCTGGCCATCGGCCACGGCGCCGGTCCGGCGAATCCCCTGGCCTGGTTGGCGCGGCGCCAGTAG